Proteins co-encoded in one Candidatus Nealsonbacteria bacterium CG07_land_8_20_14_0_80_39_13 genomic window:
- the rlmN gene encoding 23S rRNA (adenine(2503)-C(2))-methyltransferase RlmN: MDLEKLESVFINEPAYRLKQAKRSLFVDLIEDWKEALVLPLPLREKLNEDCPIGIDAEIFFTEDKNTIKIALKLNDGAVIESVLMKHKDSRNTVCVFSQVGCPLNCSFCATGKLGFKRNLAQYEILEQVLFFSRYLKKDPPATLRKQSVAMRAGKVSNIVFMGMGEPFLNYENVLGVIRILNGKEAFNIGARHISISTSGIIEGIEKLAEEKIQVNLAISLHAPDDELRSRLMPVNEKSPLEGVLKSVDDYIIKTKRRVMFEYLLIKDVNDFDSCVNKLAKIMKRPLCFVNLISYNPTGVFVPSPSWRIEQFKEILEKEGVHTTRRYRFGQNIKAACGQLASSALSGDEDDFGL; the protein is encoded by the coding sequence ATGGATTTGGAAAAATTGGAAAGCGTTTTTATAAATGAGCCGGCTTATCGCCTGAAGCAAGCTAAAAGAAGTTTGTTCGTTGATTTGATTGAGGATTGGAAGGAGGCGCTTGTCTTGCCCTTGCCTCTACGGGAAAAACTGAATGAGGATTGTCCCATCGGCATTGATGCGGAAATATTTTTTACCGAGGATAAAAATACAATTAAAATTGCGCTTAAATTAAACGACGGGGCAGTAATTGAGTCGGTTTTGATGAAGCACAAAGATAGCCGGAATACCGTCTGTGTTTTTTCGCAAGTCGGCTGTCCCTTGAATTGCTCTTTCTGCGCCACAGGGAAATTAGGCTTTAAGAGAAATCTTGCCCAATATGAAATTTTGGAGCAAGTTTTATTTTTCAGCCGTTATTTAAAAAAGGACCCGCCTGCAACGCTTCGCAAGCAAAGCGTAGCGATGCGGGCAGGAAAGGTTTCCAATATAGTTTTTATGGGGATGGGGGAGCCTTTCCTCAATTATGAAAACGTTCTTGGGGTGATAAGGATTCTGAATGGCAAAGAGGCTTTTAATATAGGTGCCCGTCACATTTCCATTTCAACTTCCGGCATAATCGAAGGAATTGAAAAATTAGCCGAGGAAAAAATTCAAGTTAATCTGGCTATTTCTCTCCACGCTCCTGACGATGAATTGCGTTCAAGGCTTATGCCCGTTAATGAAAAATCTCCTTTAGAGGGTGTTCTTAAAAGCGTTGACGATTATATTATAAAAACGAAACGCCGAGTTATGTTTGAGTATTTGCTCATAAAAGACGTGAATGATTTTGATTCCTGCGTCAATAAATTAGCGAAAATTATGAAAAGACCTCTTTGTTTTGTCAATTTGATTTCTTACAACCCGACCGGGGTTTTTGTTCCTTCTCCTTCTTGGCGGATTGAACAGTTTAAGGAGATTTTGGAAAAAGAGGGGGTCCATACCACCCGGCGCTATCGTTTCGGCCAAAATATAAAAGCCGCCTGCGGCCAGCTGGCTTCATCCGCGTTGTCTGGCGATGAAGATGATTTTGGGTTATGA
- a CDS encoding redox-regulated ATPase YchF, with amino-acid sequence MKIGIVGLPNVGKSTLFQAITKKQVDKANYPFCTIDPNVGVVAVPDERVEKLVELTKSLKKVYATVEFVDIAGLVKGASKGEGLGNKFLANIREVDSVIYVLRCFKNDNIINVQPTIDVLRDKEILETELALKDMEMVEKRIQGLEKDARAGKKEAIKELETMKKAYVLLQEGKHLTSAIGRSSSGRDFSWDDEEQKILRSYQFLTLKPKLYLFNGVGKDVPAEVLDLFNKNKRAYMFIDVLTEFEAFDLKPEERESFGLAPNLQIDNLIKESYKLLDLITFLTTGPDETRAWTLKRGDKAPQAGGAIHSDFEKNFIRAEVIHWKDLIDVGGFSQAREKGLIRTEGKDYVVKDGDVIEIKSGA; translated from the coding sequence TTGAAAATAGGGATTGTCGGGTTGCCTAATGTCGGCAAGTCAACTTTATTCCAAGCCATTACAAAAAAACAAGTTGATAAAGCTAATTATCCTTTTTGCACCATAGACCCCAATGTTGGGGTTGTGGCCGTGCCCGACGAAAGGGTGGAGAAATTAGTTGAATTAACTAAGTCGCTTAAAAAGGTCTACGCAACGGTAGAATTTGTTGATATTGCCGGATTGGTAAAAGGGGCGAGTAAGGGGGAGGGTCTCGGTAATAAATTTTTAGCCAACATCAGGGAGGTTGACAGCGTTATTTATGTTTTAAGATGTTTCAAGAATGACAACATTATTAATGTTCAGCCGACGATAGACGTTTTAAGGGATAAAGAAATTTTGGAAACAGAGCTGGCTTTGAAGGATATGGAAATGGTTGAGAAAAGGATTCAGGGATTGGAAAAGGATGCTCGGGCAGGGAAAAAGGAAGCAATAAAAGAATTGGAGACGATGAAAAAGGCCTATGTTCTTCTTCAGGAAGGGAAGCATTTAACTTCGGCCATAGGCCGATCGTCCTCTGGACGAGATTTTTCATGGGACGATGAAGAACAAAAGATTTTGAGAAGCTACCAATTTTTAACTTTGAAGCCGAAGCTTTATCTTTTTAACGGAGTGGGGAAAGATGTTCCGGCCGAAGTTTTGGACTTGTTTAATAAAAATAAACGGGCTTATATGTTTATTGATGTTTTGACGGAATTTGAAGCCTTTGATTTAAAGCCCGAGGAAAGAGAATCTTTCGGCTTGGCGCCTAATCTGCAAATTGATAATTTAATAAAAGAATCCTATAAATTGCTGGATTTGATAACTTTTCTGACCACCGGTCCGGATGAAACGCGGGCATGGACATTAAAAAGGGGAGATAAGGCTCCTCAAGCCGGAGGCGCGATACATAGCGATTTTGAAAAGAATTTTATTAGGGCTGAAGTTATTCACTGGAAAGACTTGATTGATGTCGGCGGTTTTTCCCAAGCCAGGGAAAAAGGATTGATTCGCACCGAGGGCAAAGATTATGTCGTTAAAGATGGCGATGTCATTGAAATTAAGAGTGGAGCGTAA
- a CDS encoding DNA-directed RNA polymerase, whose protein sequence is MVQGNWKCAECGAEITELPFQPKDESTVHCKECWMKKRNDR, encoded by the coding sequence ATGGTTCAGGGCAACTGGAAATGCGCTGAATGTGGAGCTGAAATAACAGAACTCCCATTCCAGCCAAAAGATGAATCTACGGTTCACTGCAAAGAATGCTGGATGAAAAAAAGAAACGACAGATAG
- the atpC gene encoding ATP synthase F1 subunit epsilon yields the protein MFLSIFAINKIIFQGEVSAVFLPGVEGDLMILPDHAPLLTFLKSGQIRIETKDGGKNSWEVERGILEVRENEVAVLM from the coding sequence ATGTTTTTAAGCATATTCGCCATCAACAAAATTATTTTTCAAGGAGAGGTCTCTGCGGTTTTTTTGCCGGGGGTAGAGGGTGATTTGATGATTCTCCCTGATCATGCCCCTCTTCTTACTTTTTTGAAAAGCGGGCAAATAAGGATAGAAACAAAAGACGGCGGGAAAAACAGCTGGGAAGTGGAGAGGGGTATTTTGGAGGTTAGGGAGAACGAAGTCGCTGTCCTTATGTAA